One window of Nocardia sp. NBC_00508 genomic DNA carries:
- a CDS encoding TetR/AcrR family transcriptional regulator: protein MTADTRDRILDALETLLLEKGMSHVTLENVAATAGVSKGGLLYHFKSKDALLAGLVRRLAERAATQLDAAVAKGGTVAEWYLQTPNPDNAADAVELAVYRSMLATMRTIDATPEPDEVQQALVEMMNSWSDGLDEEVADPVQADIIRLAGDGVYLRALLGLPPIDPIRYRQVVQRLLQR, encoded by the coding sequence GTGACGGCTGACACCCGCGACCGCATCCTGGACGCGCTCGAAACCCTGCTGCTGGAAAAAGGCATGTCGCACGTGACGCTGGAGAACGTCGCGGCGACCGCGGGCGTCTCCAAGGGCGGCCTGCTCTATCACTTCAAGAGCAAGGACGCACTCCTCGCCGGGCTGGTCCGCAGGCTTGCCGAACGCGCGGCCACGCAGTTGGACGCCGCGGTCGCGAAAGGCGGCACGGTGGCCGAGTGGTACCTGCAGACACCGAACCCCGACAACGCCGCCGACGCAGTCGAACTAGCGGTCTATCGGTCCATGCTCGCGACCATGCGGACCATCGACGCCACCCCGGAACCGGACGAGGTCCAGCAGGCGCTGGTGGAGATGATGAACTCCTGGTCGGACGGGTTGGACGAGGAGGTCGCCGACCCGGTGCAGGCGGACATCATCCGGCTGGCCGGCGACGGAGTGTATCTGCGCGCCCTGCTCGGTCTTCCGCCCATCGACCCGATTCGTTACCGGCAGGTGGTGCAGCGCCTCCTGCAGCGCTGA
- the add gene encoding adenosine deaminase — protein sequence MSSVLAAFVRGLPKAELHLHLEGTLEPELKFRLAQRNGIELPEKSVDEVKQTYRFHDLTSFLRVYYPAMRVLQRPQDFHDLAFDYLARAHAQGVRHVEMFFDPQAHTARGVPFPTVMSGYRSAIARARRELGISAELILCFLRDHSAEYAMATLLEALPYKNWIIGVGLDSDEHGNPPSKFAPVFQRARAEGFLLTMHCDIDQQDSIEHIRQALEDIEVDRLDHGTNIVEDDRLVELAKTKGIALTCCPVSNSFVTAQMKSDEIVGLLGRGLTVTVNSDDPAYFGAYAADNYVALAEQAGLGVEQLAELARNSFRASWITPARQDRFLREIDDYVAANV from the coding sequence ATGTCCTCAGTTCTCGCCGCCTTCGTCCGCGGACTGCCCAAGGCCGAGCTGCACCTGCATCTGGAAGGGACGCTCGAGCCGGAACTGAAGTTTCGTCTCGCCCAGCGCAACGGCATCGAGCTGCCGGAGAAGTCCGTCGACGAGGTCAAGCAGACCTACCGGTTCCACGACCTCACCTCGTTCCTGCGGGTCTACTACCCGGCCATGCGAGTGCTACAGCGGCCGCAGGACTTCCACGACTTGGCCTTCGACTATCTGGCCAGGGCGCATGCCCAAGGCGTCCGCCACGTCGAAATGTTCTTCGATCCGCAGGCGCACACCGCACGCGGCGTCCCTTTCCCCACCGTGATGAGTGGATACCGATCGGCGATCGCGCGGGCACGGCGGGAGCTGGGTATCTCGGCCGAACTGATTCTGTGCTTCCTGCGCGACCATTCCGCGGAGTATGCGATGGCGACGCTCCTCGAAGCGCTGCCCTACAAGAACTGGATCATCGGGGTCGGGTTGGACTCCGACGAGCACGGTAATCCGCCGAGCAAGTTCGCCCCCGTCTTCCAGCGCGCCCGCGCGGAAGGTTTCCTGCTGACCATGCACTGCGACATCGACCAGCAGGACTCGATCGAGCACATCCGCCAAGCGCTGGAGGACATCGAAGTCGATCGCCTCGACCACGGCACGAACATCGTCGAGGACGACCGTCTGGTCGAGCTGGCCAAGACCAAGGGCATCGCGCTCACGTGCTGCCCGGTGTCGAACTCCTTCGTCACCGCGCAGATGAAATCCGACGAGATCGTCGGCCTGCTCGGCCGCGGGTTGACGGTGACCGTCAACAGCGACGATCCCGCGTATTTCGGGGCGTACGCCGCCGACAACTACGTCGCGCTCGCCGAGCAGGCGGGCCTCGGCGTCGAGCAGCTGGCCGAACTGGCCAGGAACTCGTTCCGAGCCTCCTGGATCACGCCCGCACGCCAGGACCGGTTTCTGCGCGAGATCGACGACTACGTCGCGGCCAACGTCTGA
- a CDS encoding pyridoxal phosphate-dependent aminotransferase, giving the protein MTQSPVLTDPLVDLATLTNRSEARKREVRGHLSPDARFAGTGGRRYSGVIDAYHGETGRAPDAQAIAALDRAWREIMHIAPPADYLDGRLYDKRQPLSLRESAARSLFARLSHPVEGVPGVRVRPEDVIVCPYSSTMLLEEAIATLAVPGGVIVCPEGFYKSSSIHVEKFGLRIVSCPVAPDDAFKIDPVRLARCLDDLRATGELCGVLLTLPGNPVVADYTAAELAEIGRVLLDCGVPVICDMAFDRLVASHIPIAALHVETDQGVRRLYDVVLTITGNSKGYNAFGPCKLGAACTGDTSWLERIRERLTISFQRETTHLVRAILEHTSEDYFERNHALMRAQSEKAARRLTAINTRLGADVLRPLGSQEGMFLSLVFDRTLLDAAGMHTSAQVEDILLAVAGVDSVALDRTGSLRPGVRLNVLAPRKAPRHESPALIDELFDRLERLLRDIVDGQTYREALAARGLTALVAETRASR; this is encoded by the coding sequence GTGACGCAGAGCCCGGTGCTCACCGATCCGCTCGTCGATCTCGCGACCCTGACCAACCGCTCCGAGGCCAGGAAACGGGAAGTACGCGGACACTTGTCGCCGGATGCGAGGTTCGCCGGGACCGGCGGCCGCCGCTACTCGGGTGTCATCGACGCCTATCACGGCGAAACCGGCCGCGCGCCGGATGCACAGGCCATCGCCGCGCTGGACCGCGCGTGGCGGGAGATAATGCATATCGCGCCGCCCGCGGACTATCTCGACGGCCGGCTGTACGACAAGCGGCAGCCACTGAGCCTGCGCGAGTCGGCGGCGCGCAGCCTCTTCGCCCGGTTGTCGCATCCGGTCGAGGGCGTTCCCGGTGTGCGGGTTCGCCCCGAGGACGTGATCGTCTGTCCGTACTCGAGCACGATGCTGCTCGAGGAGGCGATCGCGACGCTGGCCGTGCCCGGCGGGGTCATCGTGTGCCCCGAGGGCTTCTACAAGAGCTCCAGCATCCATGTGGAGAAATTCGGGCTCCGGATCGTGTCCTGCCCGGTGGCGCCGGACGACGCGTTCAAGATCGACCCGGTCCGGCTCGCCCGCTGCCTCGACGATCTGCGCGCGACGGGCGAACTGTGCGGCGTACTGCTCACCCTGCCGGGCAACCCCGTGGTCGCCGACTACACGGCGGCCGAACTGGCGGAGATCGGGCGGGTCCTGCTCGACTGCGGTGTTCCGGTCATCTGCGATATGGCCTTCGACCGGCTGGTGGCCTCGCACATCCCGATCGCGGCGTTGCACGTCGAGACCGACCAGGGCGTTCGGCGCCTGTACGACGTCGTCTTGACCATCACGGGCAATTCGAAGGGCTACAACGCCTTCGGGCCCTGCAAGCTGGGTGCGGCGTGCACCGGCGACACCTCGTGGCTGGAGCGGATCCGGGAACGGCTCACCATCTCCTTCCAACGCGAGACCACCCACCTGGTCCGCGCGATACTCGAGCACACCTCCGAGGACTACTTCGAACGCAACCACGCGCTCATGCGCGCGCAAAGCGAAAAGGCCGCCAGGCGCCTCACCGCGATCAATACTCGCCTCGGCGCCGACGTGCTGCGACCATTGGGCAGCCAGGAAGGCATGTTCCTCTCGCTGGTGTTCGATCGAACGCTCCTCGACGCGGCGGGTATGCACACCAGTGCCCAGGTGGAGGACATTCTGCTCGCTGTCGCGGGTGTCGACAGCGTGGCGTTGGACCGGACCGGCTCGCTGCGTCCGGGGGTGCGCCTGAATGTCCTTGCGCCGCGCAAAGCGCCGAGGCATGAATCACCCGCTTTGATCGACGAACTTTTCGACCGGCTCGAGCGATTGCTCCGCGACATCGTCGACGGCCAAACCTATCGCGAGGCGCTCGCGGCCCGTGGTCTTACTGCCCTTGTGGCCGAAACGAGGGCTTCACGGTGA
- a CDS encoding DUF58 domain-containing protein — MVVTGRLAAAAGVAALFVTLVVPSPLGVVVLTCALTAALLIDLAAVGRVRDLALSRQALTVVRLGRSTEVELAAVNTGTRVLRGTVWDDWPASARPEKRTHRLDLAPGTKVRFHTTLTPTHRGDRVAGPVTVRLLGPLGLAGRQSRHSVPARVRALPAFRAERLLRSKVKRLQHLEGRNVANLRGQGTEFDFFREYVAGDDVRAIDWRATARATDVLVRTWRPERNRHMLMLLDTGRISAGRVGDGTRLDASIEAALLLGGLAAAAGDSVDLLAFDRKPRAEVRGVGGKGLQLTLMHAMAGITPALVDTDSSGLVRAAVQRTRRRSLVVWFTSLDGAAVEENLLPVLPVLAQRHRVLIVSVTDPDVAAAAGRRDSLADLYAAAAAESVLAERALVQESLRRTGVAVVAAPPERLPEALADEYLELKQSGAL, encoded by the coding sequence ATGGTCGTCACCGGTCGATTGGCCGCCGCGGCAGGAGTGGCGGCCCTGTTCGTCACCCTGGTGGTGCCATCTCCGCTGGGGGTGGTCGTGCTGACCTGCGCGCTGACCGCGGCGCTGCTCATCGATCTCGCCGCGGTCGGCCGGGTGCGGGATCTGGCGCTGTCCCGGCAAGCGCTGACCGTGGTGCGGCTCGGGCGCTCGACCGAGGTGGAGCTCGCCGCGGTGAACACCGGGACGCGGGTGCTGCGCGGCACGGTGTGGGATGACTGGCCCGCCAGCGCACGGCCCGAAAAACGCACACACCGGCTGGATCTCGCGCCCGGGACCAAGGTCCGGTTTCACACCACGCTCACACCGACCCACCGCGGCGATCGGGTCGCGGGACCGGTCACGGTGCGGCTGCTCGGCCCGCTCGGGTTGGCGGGCAGACAGTCCAGGCACAGCGTGCCCGCCCGGGTGCGCGCGCTGCCCGCATTCCGCGCCGAACGGCTGCTGCGGTCGAAAGTCAAACGGCTGCAACATCTCGAAGGCCGGAATGTGGCCAACCTCCGTGGACAGGGCACCGAATTCGATTTCTTCCGCGAGTACGTCGCCGGCGACGACGTGCGCGCCATCGACTGGCGCGCCACCGCCCGCGCGACCGACGTCCTGGTCCGCACCTGGCGCCCGGAACGCAACCGGCACATGCTGATGCTGCTGGACACCGGGCGGATCAGCGCGGGCCGGGTCGGCGATGGCACTCGCCTGGACGCGAGTATCGAGGCGGCTCTGCTGCTCGGCGGTCTGGCGGCCGCCGCGGGCGACTCGGTGGACCTGCTCGCCTTCGACCGGAAACCCCGCGCCGAAGTCCGCGGTGTGGGCGGAAAAGGGTTGCAGCTGACGCTGATGCACGCGATGGCAGGCATCACACCGGCCCTGGTCGACACCGACAGCTCCGGCTTGGTGCGCGCAGCCGTGCAGCGCACCCGCAGACGTAGCCTGGTCGTCTGGTTCACCAGCCTCGACGGGGCAGCCGTCGAGGAGAACCTGCTGCCAGTGCTGCCGGTCCTCGCGCAGCGCCACCGGGTGCTCATCGTCTCGGTCACCGACCCCGACGTCGCCGCGGCCGCAGGCCGCCGCGACAGCCTGGCCGACCTCTACGCCGCGGCTGCCGCCGAATCCGTGCTCGCCGAACGCGCCTTGGTCCAGGAATCCCTGCGCCGCACGGGGGTCGCGGTCGTCGCCGCTCCCCCGGAACGGCTGCCCGAGGCGCTGGCGGACGAATACTTGGAACTCAAGCAGTCCGGCGCCCTCTAG
- a CDS encoding stage II sporulation protein M, with translation MDVDAYSLAHRRAWERLDYLSKRGKLTGAEADELVMLYRRTSQQLARLQSHSPDPELIAGLSALLARARGRVLGTRTDTWQEVGRFFSHRFPAALYRSWPWWAGVAAVFLLVSAGLAVWVDRFDSARRVLGIPDDTGELTAPGGAFETYYSDHPQGAFAAQVWTNNAWVAAIALFTGVLILPALYLLFMNALNLGVSAGLMADAGRLDSFFGFILPHGTLELTAVFVAGGAGLKLGWTLIDPGRLSRVEAVARQGRATATVALGLVAVLLVCGFIEGFVTPSPLPAPVRIAIGFTAEGFFLAYAFVLGRRAVLEQAGEGSERSSDQFTAVS, from the coding sequence ATGGACGTGGACGCATACAGCCTGGCGCACCGCAGGGCGTGGGAAAGGCTCGACTACCTGTCCAAACGGGGCAAGCTGACCGGCGCGGAGGCGGACGAACTCGTCATGCTCTATCGCCGCACGTCCCAGCAGCTGGCGCGATTGCAGTCGCACAGTCCCGACCCGGAGTTGATCGCCGGACTGAGCGCGCTGCTGGCCCGTGCCCGCGGCAGAGTGCTCGGGACGCGTACCGACACCTGGCAGGAGGTCGGCCGGTTCTTCAGCCACCGTTTCCCGGCGGCGCTCTACCGGTCCTGGCCGTGGTGGGCCGGTGTGGCCGCGGTGTTCCTGCTCGTCTCGGCGGGGTTGGCCGTCTGGGTGGACCGGTTCGACTCGGCGCGAAGGGTTCTCGGCATCCCTGATGACACCGGGGAGCTCACCGCACCCGGCGGCGCGTTCGAGACGTACTACTCGGATCATCCGCAGGGTGCGTTCGCCGCGCAGGTGTGGACGAACAACGCGTGGGTGGCGGCGATCGCTTTGTTCACCGGCGTGTTGATCCTGCCCGCGCTGTACTTGCTGTTCATGAACGCGCTCAATCTGGGCGTCAGCGCGGGCCTGATGGCCGACGCGGGGCGGCTGGATTCGTTCTTCGGTTTCATCCTCCCGCACGGCACCCTGGAGCTGACGGCGGTGTTCGTCGCGGGCGGCGCGGGGCTGAAACTCGGTTGGACGCTGATCGATCCGGGTCGGCTCAGCCGGGTGGAAGCGGTGGCCAGGCAAGGACGGGCGACCGCGACGGTGGCGCTCGGACTTGTCGCGGTGTTGCTGGTTTGTGGCTTCATCGAGGGATTCGTGACGCCGAGCCCGTTACCTGCGCCGGTCCGTATCGCGATCGGCTTCACGGCGGAGGGGTTCTTCCTGGCCTATGCCTTCGTCCTCGGGCGCCGCGCGGTACTGGAACAGGCGGGCGAGGGTTCGGAGCGCTCGAGTGATCAGTTCACGGCTGTGAGCTAG
- a CDS encoding type II toxin-antitoxin system RelE/ParE family toxin codes for MKELRPPSAGNTEVRMLFAFDPVREAIVLVAGDKSGNWQGWYREAIPLADKRFAEHLEAPEEQ; via the coding sequence ATGAAAGAGCTGCGGCCGCCGTCGGCGGGCAACACCGAGGTGCGAATGCTGTTCGCTTTCGACCCAGTCCGCGAGGCGATCGTGCTGGTGGCCGGTGACAAGTCCGGTAACTGGCAAGGGTGGTATCGCGAGGCGATTCCATTGGCCGACAAGCGCTTCGCTGAGCACTTGGAAGCGCCGGAGGAGCAGTGA
- a CDS encoding SDR family NAD(P)-dependent oxidoreductase, which produces MRRFDGRRVMVTGAGSGIGQGIALRLLDEGAQLVAADIDATGLTATAEKAGDGAGRLRTVEVNIADPESVREATEQALEFLGGLDVLVNAAGILRPARTHEMPLEVWNQVITVNLTGTFLMTQAALPALLDTGRGVVVNISSTAAFSAAPYLASYAASKGGVNSFTHAIALEYAKQGLRAVNIVPAGITSGITTKSILDQPEGFDPQLFSRMTGWLNGGALGNPDDIAGVVAMVASDDGRYMTGTEIRVDGGALM; this is translated from the coding sequence ATGCGCAGATTTGACGGTCGCCGCGTAATGGTGACGGGAGCGGGATCCGGCATCGGTCAGGGCATCGCCCTGCGGCTGCTCGACGAGGGGGCCCAGCTGGTGGCCGCCGACATCGACGCGACCGGCCTGACGGCCACCGCCGAGAAGGCGGGTGACGGCGCCGGACGATTGCGAACGGTCGAGGTGAACATCGCCGATCCCGAGTCCGTGCGCGAGGCGACCGAACAGGCGCTCGAGTTCCTCGGCGGTTTGGACGTGCTGGTGAACGCGGCCGGCATCCTGCGGCCCGCCCGCACCCACGAGATGCCGCTCGAAGTGTGGAACCAGGTCATCACGGTGAATCTCACCGGGACCTTCCTGATGACCCAGGCCGCCTTGCCCGCACTCCTGGACACCGGACGCGGAGTGGTGGTCAACATCTCCTCGACCGCGGCCTTCAGCGCGGCCCCTTACCTCGCCTCCTATGCGGCGTCCAAGGGCGGCGTCAACTCCTTCACCCACGCCATCGCGCTGGAGTACGCCAAGCAGGGGCTGCGGGCGGTGAATATCGTTCCGGCCGGTATCACCAGCGGTATCACGACGAAGTCCATCCTGGATCAACCCGAGGGGTTCGATCCGCAGCTGTTCTCCCGGATGACCGGGTGGCTGAACGGGGGTGCCCTCGGCAATCCGGATGACATCGCCGGGGTGGTCGCGATGGTGGCCTCGGACGACGGGCGCTACATGACGGGGACCGAGATCCGGGTCGACGGCGGCGCGCTGATGTAG
- a CDS encoding helix-turn-helix domain-containing protein, whose product MKYTKWSEVKEKARALDPRTEDERTAAAALARERRDAYVRGHQLAEMRKAAGLTQVELAEALGVSQARVSKIERGEIAGIDTIRAYVAALGGTVDVVASLGDRTWKVA is encoded by the coding sequence ATGAAGTACACGAAATGGAGCGAGGTCAAGGAGAAGGCGCGGGCGCTCGACCCTCGTACGGAGGACGAACGCACTGCGGCTGCCGCTCTGGCGCGGGAGCGCCGCGATGCGTACGTCCGCGGCCACCAGCTGGCCGAAATGCGCAAAGCTGCTGGCCTCACGCAAGTGGAATTGGCGGAGGCGCTCGGCGTATCGCAAGCGCGTGTATCGAAGATCGAGCGCGGTGAGATCGCCGGAATCGATACCATTCGTGCCTATGTCGCCGCTCTCGGTGGGACGGTCGACGTAGTCGCCTCGCTCGGAGACCGTACCTGGAAGGTTGCCTGA
- a CDS encoding RDD family protein produces MAEFTTGEAVALELPIARIPTRATAFLIDVLVQCVLGFVLFAIVTVLLPAGLDSAWLDAVVLVTIVAVLVGYPVTCETVWRGRTLGKLMLGLRVVRQDGGPIDFRHALTRGLAGAIVDFWMLGGFGAIAVLTSMCSPHARRVGDVLAGTVVVHAQRPLPLPALAIAPPWLIGWSAQLELSGLPEALALAVRQYLTRFRTLTPAAQHHLGTVLVAEVCGRLRVAPPAGYPPLQILGAVIAERQRRVLPQPMFPVFPPPMVARARQAAASPPLGPAQG; encoded by the coding sequence ATGGCTGAGTTCACAACCGGCGAAGCGGTGGCCCTGGAGCTGCCGATCGCCCGGATCCCCACCAGGGCCACCGCGTTCCTGATCGACGTGCTGGTGCAGTGCGTGCTCGGGTTCGTCCTGTTCGCGATCGTCACGGTGCTGCTGCCCGCGGGTCTGGATTCGGCTTGGCTGGACGCGGTGGTGCTGGTCACCATCGTGGCTGTCCTGGTCGGCTACCCGGTCACCTGTGAGACCGTCTGGCGCGGGCGGACATTGGGCAAGCTGATGCTCGGACTGCGGGTCGTACGCCAGGACGGCGGACCCATCGACTTCCGGCATGCGCTCACTCGCGGATTGGCGGGGGCCATCGTCGACTTCTGGATGCTCGGCGGCTTCGGCGCCATCGCGGTGCTCACCTCGATGTGCTCGCCACACGCGCGGCGGGTCGGTGACGTGCTCGCGGGCACCGTGGTCGTGCACGCGCAACGGCCGCTGCCGCTGCCCGCGCTGGCGATCGCCCCGCCATGGCTGATCGGCTGGAGCGCACAGCTGGAGTTGTCCGGGCTGCCGGAGGCCCTGGCGCTGGCGGTACGTCAGTATCTGACCCGGTTCCGCACACTCACCCCGGCAGCGCAGCACCACCTGGGCACCGTGCTCGTAGCCGAGGTGTGCGGGCGACTCCGCGTCGCGCCGCCCGCCGGCTATCCGCCATTGCAGATTCTCGGCGCGGTGATCGCCGAACGGCAGCGCCGGGTGCTACCGCAGCCGATGTTCCCGGTGTTTCCGCCGCCGATGGTGGCGCGTGCCCGTCAGGCGGCTGCCTCGCCTCCGCTCGGCCCGGCGCAGGGCTGA
- a CDS encoding AAA family ATPase, with amino-acid sequence MTSIDTTLTAEEALAAFHTLRAEIGKAVVGNDNAVMYLVLALLCRGHVLLEGVPGVAKTLLVRALATALDLDHARVQFTPDLMPGDVTGSQIYDPHSAEFTFRHGPVFTNLLLADEINRTPPKTQSALLESMEERQVSVDGKPQPLPDPFVVVATQNPIEQEGTYPLPEAQLDRFLFKVDIHLPGRDDEFRVLQRHAAGFDPRDLTAAGLRPVAGPAHIAAARAAITKMTISPEVLAYTVDVCRATRTSPAVQHGASTRGATALMAASRAFAWLNGRGFVTPDDVKAVAVAVLRHRLHLRPEAELDGVTTEGVMSSLLLSVPVPV; translated from the coding sequence ATGACCAGCATCGATACCACCCTTACCGCCGAGGAAGCGCTCGCCGCGTTCCACACGCTGCGCGCCGAGATCGGCAAGGCGGTGGTCGGCAACGACAACGCGGTCATGTACTTGGTGCTCGCGCTGCTGTGCCGCGGCCATGTGCTGCTCGAAGGCGTGCCAGGCGTGGCGAAGACGCTGCTGGTGCGGGCATTGGCCACGGCGCTGGATCTGGACCACGCGCGGGTGCAGTTCACCCCGGACCTGATGCCCGGCGACGTCACCGGTTCGCAGATCTACGACCCGCACTCGGCGGAGTTCACCTTCCGGCACGGCCCGGTGTTCACCAACCTGCTGCTCGCCGACGAGATCAACCGTACTCCGCCGAAAACCCAGTCGGCGCTGCTGGAATCGATGGAGGAGCGGCAGGTCTCGGTGGACGGGAAGCCGCAGCCGCTGCCCGATCCGTTCGTCGTTGTCGCCACGCAGAACCCGATCGAGCAGGAGGGCACCTACCCGCTGCCGGAAGCGCAGCTGGACCGGTTCCTGTTCAAGGTGGACATCCACCTGCCCGGCCGCGACGACGAATTCCGCGTCCTGCAACGCCACGCCGCCGGGTTCGATCCGCGCGATCTGACCGCCGCGGGGCTGCGTCCCGTGGCGGGCCCCGCGCACATCGCCGCCGCCCGCGCTGCGATCACGAAGATGACTATCAGTCCGGAGGTGCTCGCCTACACCGTCGACGTGTGCCGGGCGACGCGCACTTCCCCCGCCGTGCAGCACGGTGCCTCCACCCGAGGTGCGACCGCGCTGATGGCGGCTTCCCGTGCGTTCGCCTGGCTCAACGGGCGCGGTTTCGTCACGCCGGACGACGTGAAGGCCGTCGCGGTCGCCGTGCTGCGGCACCGCCTGCACCTGCGCCCGGAGGCCGAGCTGGACGGGGTGACCACCGAGGGTGTGATGTCGTCGCTGCTGCTGTCGGTTCCGGTTCCGGTGTAG
- a CDS encoding helix-turn-helix transcriptional regulator, which yields MADSGSDEQVGNLVRRLRLERGYTQATLATRAGCSRSLIQQIENGTRIPPLALRERLSLALGAELPTDGSAAPATDPTSSAYYDLRMRFNVLLGKDPELVERALGIAQSLIDASGAREEIEPLRLIADRQMERAEEILAQIPSRSATVWEWNTVSDWLTILEQATASVRAIHTADLGTIGGDVGDDYHAAILRLADKTHPPKIDVRRMYVLDTVSDVWPYDDKLWKQARSGVESVLVKREYARNAQSMLVVDDRYVAVGEYDYSRQARVATRFSVLKHDVAFAVRRFEKLYDLRRAGSAIVVDQIVAEPPLADFERLTEGNCRSLFRAALQERWNAMPAPGETSVEGEVP from the coding sequence ATGGCTGACTCGGGCTCGGACGAGCAAGTCGGCAACCTGGTCCGCAGACTTCGCCTAGAACGCGGATACACCCAGGCGACGCTCGCGACCAGGGCGGGCTGCTCACGCAGTCTCATCCAGCAGATCGAGAACGGCACCCGGATTCCGCCGCTCGCACTGCGAGAACGTTTGAGCCTCGCCCTCGGTGCGGAACTGCCGACGGACGGCAGCGCCGCTCCCGCCACGGATCCCACCAGCAGCGCGTACTACGACCTGCGCATGCGGTTCAACGTTCTGCTCGGCAAGGACCCCGAGTTGGTCGAGCGCGCCCTGGGTATCGCACAGAGTCTGATCGATGCGTCCGGCGCGCGGGAGGAGATCGAGCCGCTGCGCCTGATCGCCGACCGGCAAATGGAGCGCGCCGAGGAGATCCTCGCGCAAATCCCTTCGCGCAGCGCCACGGTATGGGAGTGGAACACCGTCAGCGACTGGCTGACGATCCTGGAGCAGGCCACCGCGTCGGTACGCGCGATCCACACCGCCGACCTCGGCACGATCGGCGGCGACGTCGGCGACGACTACCATGCGGCGATCCTGCGCCTGGCCGACAAAACCCATCCGCCGAAGATCGACGTACGCCGGATGTACGTGCTCGACACCGTTTCCGACGTCTGGCCCTACGACGACAAGCTGTGGAAACAGGCTCGCTCCGGGGTGGAGAGCGTGCTGGTCAAGCGGGAATACGCGCGCAATGCGCAGAGCATGCTCGTGGTCGATGACCGCTATGTGGCAGTGGGCGAATACGACTATTCGCGCCAAGCGCGGGTCGCGACGCGCTTCTCGGTGCTCAAACACGACGTCGCCTTCGCCGTCCGGCGCTTCGAGAAACTCTACGATCTCAGGCGCGCCGGGTCGGCCATCGTGGTCGACCAGATCGTCGCCGAGCCGCCGCTGGCGGACTTCGAGCGCCTGACCGAAGGCAACTGCCGCAGCCTGTTCCGCGCCGCACTCCAGGAGAGGTGGAACGCGATGCCCGCACCAGGAGAAACTTCGGTAGAAGGCGAGGTGCCGTGA
- a CDS encoding DUF4129 domain-containing protein, whose amino-acid sequence MNGPAPGTPRLGAAADHRAAAESAAQRRDFDSALRERFRAVLRGLEQHGVLEVRRSRTARETADDVTTTPSLEVATELQPAAHSFDEVVYGGRRATEDEYRRLEYADRFSAGAPPPAPEPTETEAKEQVPRTRRRLPPLPKLLRDPRFWAALAAMAAVLLLVYSALQSCGAPTAPPPKPPPDLPDVPPPDDSFEPRFGAGDDPIWDRLPAPVFYGGVQFLLAAALVVWWRARRRGAVVREPRPVEVAANELLAGQAALYQRSKDHDHVAGKLRAATLRRIRTPLGVTADTPPDRIVAVVAARLGADPAQIAAALFGSVPDPGTLRMVAAQLEWIEAEIG is encoded by the coding sequence ATGAACGGCCCCGCCCCCGGCACCCCTCGACTCGGCGCCGCGGCCGACCATCGGGCCGCCGCCGAATCGGCCGCGCAGCGCCGGGATTTCGACAGCGCGCTGCGGGAACGCTTCCGTGCCGTGCTGCGTGGCCTGGAACAGCATGGCGTGCTGGAAGTCCGGCGCTCGCGCACCGCACGGGAGACCGCCGACGACGTGACGACCACGCCGTCGCTGGAGGTCGCCACCGAACTACAGCCCGCCGCACACAGTTTCGACGAGGTGGTTTACGGCGGACGTCGCGCCACCGAAGACGAATACCGCAGGCTCGAATACGCCGACCGGTTCTCCGCCGGCGCGCCGCCGCCCGCACCGGAACCTACTGAGACCGAGGCGAAGGAGCAGGTGCCGCGCACCAGGCGCCGACTTCCTCCGCTGCCGAAACTTTTGCGCGACCCCAGATTCTGGGCTGCACTCGCCGCTATGGCCGCAGTACTGCTGCTGGTCTACAGCGCGCTGCAATCCTGCGGTGCGCCGACGGCCCCGCCGCCGAAACCACCACCGGATCTACCGGACGTCCCTCCGCCGGACGACTCTTTCGAGCCGCGCTTCGGCGCCGGCGATGACCCGATCTGGGATCGGCTGCCCGCACCGGTCTTCTACGGCGGAGTGCAGTTTCTCCTCGCCGCCGCGTTGGTGGTGTGGTGGCGGGCGCGGCGGCGGGGCGCTGTGGTGCGCGAGCCGCGCCCGGTGGAAGTCGCGGCGAACGAATTGCTCGCCGGTCAGGCCGCTCTGTATCAGCGCTCGAAAGACCACGACCACGTGGCCGGAAAGCTGCGAGCGGCGACGTTGCGCCGCATTCGCACACCGCTGGGCGTCACCGCGGACACCCCGCCGGACCGGATCGTCGCCGTCGTCGCCGCGCGGCTCGGAGCCGACCCGGCCCAGATCGCCGCCGCCCTGTTCGGTTCGGTGCCCGACCCGGGGACGCTGCGAATGGTGGCCGCCCAGCTCGAATGGATCGAAGCGGAGATCGGATGA